In Physeter macrocephalus isolate SW-GA chromosome 2, ASM283717v5, whole genome shotgun sequence, a single window of DNA contains:
- the LOC114487095 gene encoding CAP-Gly domain-containing linker protein 1-like has product MAIWPCAETQEEFVDDFRVGERVWVNGKKPGFIQFLGETQFAPGQWAGIVLDEPIGKNDGSVAGIRYFQCEPLKGIFTRPSKLTRKVQAEDEADGLQTTHASRATSPLSTSTASMVSSSPATPSSIPHKSPQPTAKEPSATSQISNLTKTTSESISNLSEAGSIKKGERELKIGDRVLETRV; this is encoded by the exons ATGGCGATCTG GCCGTGTGCTGAGACACAAGAGGAGTTTGTGGATGATTTTCGAGTTGGGGAGCGAGTTTGGGTGAATGGGAAGAAGCCTGGATTTATCCAGTTCCTGGGAGAAACCCAGTTTGCACCAGGCCAATGGGCCGGGATCGTTTTAGATGAACCCATAGGCAAGAACGATGGTTCAGTGGCAGGAATTCGGTATTTCCAGTGTGAGCCTTTAAAGGGCATATTCACCCGACCTTCAAAGTTGACGAGGAAGGTGCAGGCAGAAGATGAAGCCGACGGCCTGCAGACAACTCATGCTTCCAGAGCGACTTCGCCTCTGTCCACTTCGACAGCCAGCATGGTGTCCTCTTCCCCAGCCACCCCCTCAAGTATTCCCCATAAATCACCCCAGCCAACCGCAAAGGAACCTTCAGCTACGTCTCAGATCAGCAACCTTACAAAAACCACCAGTGAATCTATTTCCAACCTTTCGGAGGCTGGCTCaatcaagaaaggagaaagagagctcAAAATTGGAGACCGAGTATTG gagacgcgggtctga
- the EIF3G gene encoding eukaryotic translation initiation factor 3 subunit G, producing MPTGDFDSKPSWADQVEEEGEDDKCVTSELLKGIPLATGDTSPEPELLPGAPLPPPREVINGNIKTLTEYKIDEDGKKFKIVRTFRIETRKASKAVARRKNWKKFGNSEFDPPGPNVATTTVSDDVSMTFITSKEDLNCQEEEDPMNKLKGQKIVSCRICKGDHWTTRCPYKDTLGPMQKELAEQLGLSTGEKEKLPGELEPVQATQNKTGKYVPPSLRDGASRRGESMQPNRRADDNATIRVTNLSEDTRETDLQELFRPFGSISRIYLAKDKTTGQSKGFAFISFHRREDAARAIAGVSGFGYDHLILNVEWAKPSTN from the exons ATGCCGACCGGAGACTTTGA TTCGAAGCCCAGTTGGGCCGACCaggtggaagaggagggagaggacg ACAAATGTGTCACCAGCGAGCTCCTCAAGGGGATCCCTCTGGCCACCGGGGATACCAGCCCAGAGCCTGAACTATTGCCGGGAG CTCCACTGCCGCCTCCCAGGGAGGTCATCAATGGAAACATCAAGACACTGACTGAGTACAAGATAGATGAGGATGGCAAGAAGTTCAAG ATTGTTCGCACCTTCAGAATTGAGACCCGGAAGGCCTCAAAGGCTGTGGCAAGGAGGAag AACTGGAAGAAGTTTGGGAACTCAGAGTTTGACCCACCAGGGCCCAATGTGGCCACCACCACCGTCAGCGATGATGTATCCATGACATTCATCACCAGCAAAGAG GATCTGAACTGCCAGGAAGAGGAGGACCCGATGAACAAGCTCAAGGGCCAGAAGATCGTGTCCTGCCGAATCTGCAAGggtgaccactggaccacccgctGCCCCTACAAGGACACGCTGGGGCCCATGCAGAAGGAGCTGgccgagcagctgggcctgtCCACTGGCGAGAAGGAGAAGCTGCCCGGAG AGCTGGAGCCTGTGCAGGCCACTCAGAACAAGACGGGGAAGTATGTGCCTCCGAGCCTGCGGGATGGAGCCAGCCGCCGCGGGGAATCCATGCAGCCCAACCGCAGAG CCGACGACAACGCCACCATCCGCGTCACCAACCTGTCCGAGGACACTCGTGAGACCGACCTGCAGGAGCTCTTCCGGCCCTTCGGCTCCATCTCCCGCATCTACCTGGCAAAGGACAAGACCACCGGCCAGTCCAAG ggctttGCCTTCATCAGCTTCCACCGCCGCGAGGACGCCGCTCGCGCCATTGCCGGGGTGTCCGGCTTCGGCTACGACCACCTCATCCTCAACGTCGAGTGGGCCAA GCCGTCAACCAACTAA
- the ANGPTL6 gene encoding angiopoietin-related protein 6 — MSAPRLLTIQLLLLLDAWWARAAAPRCTYTFVLPPQKFTGAVCWSGPAAPRPTPEAVNVSDVAALRVRVGRHEEMLRELQRLATADGAVAGEVRALRKESRGLSARLGQLRAQLQHEAGPGAGLGLGAEPAAALALLGERVLNASAEAQRAAARFHQLDVKFRELAQLVSQQSGLISRLERLCPGSAGEQQQVLPPPLVPVVPVSLVGGTNDTSRRLNSSPESQRDQTLRPQGPLASPVPSGNPAVSTKPAGPWRDCAEARQAGHGRSGVYELRVGRHVMSAWCEQQLEGGGWTVIQRRQDGSVNFFTTWQHYKAGFGQPDGEYWLGLEPVHQLTSHGDHELLVLLEDWGGRRARAHYDGFSLEPESDHYRLRLGHYHGDAGDSLSWHNDKPFSTVDRDRDSYSGNCALYQRGGWWYHACAHSNLNGVWHHGGHYRSRYQDGVYWAEFRGGAYSLKKAAMLIRPLRP; from the exons ATGTCGGCACCCCGGCTGCTCACGATTCAGCTGCTGCTCTTGCTGGACGCCTGGTGGGCGCGCGCAGCCGCCCCGCGCTGCACCTACACCTTCGTGCTGCCCCCGCAGAAGTTCACAGGCGCCGTGTGCTGGAGCGGGCCGGCGGCTCCGCGCCCGACTCCGGAGGCCGTGAACGTCAGCGACGTGGCGGCGCTGCGCGTGCGAGTGGGCCGCCACGAGGAGATGCTGCGCGAACTTCAGCGGCTGGCGACGGCCGACGGCGCTGTAGCCGGCGAGGTGCGTGCGCTGCGCAAGGAGAGCCGTGGCCTGAGCGCGCGCCTGGGCCAGCTGCGCGCGCAGCTGCAGCACGAGGCGGGCCCGGGGGCGGGGCTAGGCCTGGGGGCGGAGCCTGCCGCCGCGCTGGCGCTGCTTGGGGAGCGCGTGCTGAACGCCTCGGCCGAGGCGCAGCGGGCCGCCGCCCGCTTCCACCAGCTGGACGTCAAGTTCCGCGAGTTGGCACAGCTGGTCAGCCAGCAGAGTGGCCTCATCTCCCGCCTGGAACGCCTGTGTCCGGGGAGTGCGGGCGAGCAGCAGCAG GTCCTGCCACCGCCCCTGGTGCCTGTGGTTCCAGTCAGTCTGGTAGGTGGCACCAATGACACCAGCAGGAGGCTAAACTCATCCCCAGAATCCCAGAGAGACCAGACCCTGAGACCGCAGGGGCCCTTGGCCTCTCCTGTGCCCTCAGGGAACCCTGCTGTCTCTACCAAGCCAGCAG GCCCATGGCGGGATTGTGCAGAGGCCCGCCAGGCAGGCCATGGACGGAGCGGAGTGTATGAGCTACGAGTGGGCCGGCATGTGATGTCAGCATGGTGTGAGCAACAGCTGGAGGGTGGAGGCTGGACTGTGATCCAGAGGCGGCAAGATGGCTCCGTCAACTTCTTCACTACCTGGCAGCACTACAAG GCGGGCTTTGGGCAGCCTGATGGGGAATACTGGCTGGGCCTTGAACCTGTGCATCAGCTGACCAGCCATGGGGACCATGAGCTACTGGTGCTCCTTGAGGACTGGGGAGGCCGCAGGGCACGTGCCCACTATGATGGTTTTTCCCTGGAGCCTGAGAGTGACCACTACCGCCTACGGCTTGGCCATTACCATGGAGATGCTGGAGACTCTCTATCCTGGCACAATGACAAGCCTTTCAGCACCGTGGATAGGGACCGAGACTCCTATTCTG GTAACTGCGCCCTGTACCAGCGGGGAGGCTGGTGGTACCATGCCTGTGCCCACTCCAACCTCAATGGTGTGTGGCATCATGGTGGCCACTACCGTAGCCGTTACCAGGACGGCGTTTATTGGGCCGAGTTTCGTGGTGGGGCTTACTCTCTCAAGAAGGCTGCCATGCTGATCAGGCCCCTGAGGCCGTGA
- the P2RY11 gene encoding P2Y purinoceptor 11 isoform X2, with protein sequence MRATATTASGPTHCPANFSAAADHILSGFQEDFLWPMLVAVFLVALAGNSLALYRFCTQEHRPWHPAVIFSAQLAVSDLLYALTLPPLAAYYYPPKHWSYGEAACRLERFLFTCNLLGSVIFITCISLNRYLGIAHPFFTHSQLRPKHAWAISAAGWALAALLAAPMLSFSHLSGPQEEGKCTVDRPDACIKCLGTADDNQLEAYRVYSLALVALGCGLPLLLSLVAYSALGQAVQQSHGMTAANKLRVMALVASGIALYASSYVPYYVTGVLNVHARRRWRALCPGFASVAQAKAALGWRTYVAHQVTRGLVPLAICIHPLLYMAVVPSLDCCRRCCPGCRQGRAPENTECSGQAVPLNVTATPKTSGPQSRVEPMT encoded by the exons ATGCGGGCCACGGCCACCACCGCCTCAG GTCCCACACACTGCCCAGCCAACTTCTCGGCGGCTGCTGACCACATCCTCAGCGGCTTCCAGGAAGACTTTCTGTGGCCCATGCTGGTGGCTGTGTTTCTGGTGGCCTTGGCTGGCAACAGCCTGGCCCTGTACCGCTTCTGCACCCAGGAGCATCGCCCTTGGCACCCAGCCGTGATCTTCTCAGCCCAGCTGGCAGTCAGCGACCTGCTCTACGCCCTGACGCTGCCCCCGCTGGCCGCCTACTACTACCCACCCAAACACTGGAGCTACGGGGAGGCTGCCTGCCGCCTGGAGCGCTTCCTCTTCACCTGCAACCTGCTGGGCAGCGTCATCTTCATCACCTGCATCAGCCTCAACCGCTACCTGGGCATCGCCCACCCCTTCTTCACCCACAGCCAACTGCGGCCCAAGCACGCCTGGGCTATCAGTGCTGCCGGCTGGGCACTGGCGGCCCTGCTGGCCGCACCCATGCTCAGCTTCTCCCACCTGAGTGGGCCACAGGAGGAAGGCAAGTGCACCGTGGACAGGCCTGATGCCTGCATCAAGTGCCTGGGGACAGCGGATGACAACCAGCTTGAGGCCTACAGGGTCTACAGCCTGGCGCTTGTGGCACTGGGCTGCGGCCTGCCACTGCTGCTCAGCCTGGTGGCCTACAGCGCCCTCGGGCAGGCCGTGCAGCAGAGCCACGGCATGACGGCGGCCAACAAGCTGCGCGTGATGGCGCTGGTGGCCAGTGGCATTGCCCTCTACGCTAGTTCCTATGTGCCCTACTACGTCACGGGGGTGCTCAACGTGCATGCCCGGCGGCGCTGGAGAGCCCTCTGCCCAGGCTTTGCAAGCGTGGCCCAGGCTAAGGCGGCGTTGGGCTGGAGGACGTACGTGGCCCACCAGGTAACACGGGGCCTAGTTCCCCTGGCCATCTGCATACACCCGCTGCTCTACATGGCTGTGGTGCCCAGCCTGGACTGCTGCCGCCGATGCTGCCCTGGCTGCAGGCAGGGGCGGGCCCCAGAGAACACGGAGTGCTCCGGCCAAGCCGTGCCCCTCAATGTCACAGCCACCCCCAAAACCTCGGGGCCCCAGTCCCGAGTTGAGCCCATGACCTAG
- the P2RY11 gene encoding P2Y purinoceptor 11 isoform X1, producing the protein MGQSGRSRHQKRARAQAHLRNLEAYAAQPHSFVFPRGRAGRSVRQLSLDLRRVMEPLTATRLQIRKKNSLKDCVAVAGPLGVTHFLILSKTETSVYFKLMRLPGGPTLTFQIHKYTLVRDVVSSLRRHRMHEQQFAHPPLLVLNSFGPHGMHVKLMATMFQNLFPSINVHKVNLNTIKRCLLINYNPESQELDFRHYSIRVVPVGASRGMKKLLQEKFPNMSRLQDVSELLATGAGLSESEAEPDGEHNITELPQAVAGRGNMRAQQSAVRLTEIGPRMTLQLIKIQEGVGEGNVLFHSFVHKTEEELQAILAAKEEKLQLKAQRQDQQAQNVQRKREQREAHKKKSLAGMKRAQAEADGDSDAEDPGAPPEAEGVSQQEEEEDEAEYFRQAVGEEPDEDMFPKAAKCRRPAGPPGKKRREWEMRRASPTHCPANFSAAADHILSGFQEDFLWPMLVAVFLVALAGNSLALYRFCTQEHRPWHPAVIFSAQLAVSDLLYALTLPPLAAYYYPPKHWSYGEAACRLERFLFTCNLLGSVIFITCISLNRYLGIAHPFFTHSQLRPKHAWAISAAGWALAALLAAPMLSFSHLSGPQEEGKCTVDRPDACIKCLGTADDNQLEAYRVYSLALVALGCGLPLLLSLVAYSALGQAVQQSHGMTAANKLRVMALVASGIALYASSYVPYYVTGVLNVHARRRWRALCPGFASVAQAKAALGWRTYVAHQVTRGLVPLAICIHPLLYMAVVPSLDCCRRCCPGCRQGRAPENTECSGQAVPLNVTATPKTSGPQSRVEPMT; encoded by the exons ATGGGACAGTCGGGGCGG TCCCGGCACCAGAAGCGGGCGCGCGCCCAGGCGCACCTCCGCAACCTCGAGGCCTATGCCGCACAGCCGCACTCTTTCGTGTTCCCTCGGGGCCGCGCGGGTCGCAGCGTCCGACAGCTCAGCCTGGACTTGCGGCGGGTCATGGAGCCGCTCACCGCCACCCGCCTGCAG ATTCGAAAGAAAAACTCTCTGAAAGATTGTGTGGCAGTGGCTGGGCCCCTTGGGGTCACACACTTCCTGATCTTGAGCAAAACGGAGACCAGTGTCTACTTT AAGCTGATGCGCCTCCCGGGAGGCCCTACCTTAACCTTCCAGATCCACAAG TACACCTTGGTGCGTGATGTGGTTTCTTCGCTGCGACGTCACCGGATGCACGAGCAGCAGTTtgcccaccctcctctcctggtGCTCAACAGCTTTGGCCCCCACGGCATGCATGTGAAGCTCATGGCCACCATGTTCCAGAACCTGTTCCCCTCCATCAACGTGCACAAG gTGAACCTGAACACCATCAAGCGCTGTCTTCTCATCAACTACAACCCTGAGTCCCAGGAGCTGGATTTCCGCCATTA TAGCATCAGAGTTGTCCCTGTGGGTGCAAGTCGTGGGATGAAGAAACTTCTTCAGGAGAAGTTCCCCAACATGAGTCGCTTGCAGGACGTCAGTGAGCTGTTGGCCAC GGGCGCAGGGCTGTCCGAGAGTGAAGCGGAGCCAGACGGTGAGCACAATATCACGGAGCTGCCCCAGGCCGTGGCAGGGCGCGGCAACATGCGGGCCCAACAGAGCGCCGTTCGGCTCACCGAG ATCGGGCCTCGGATGACACTGCAGCTCATCAAGATCCAGGAGGGTGTAGGAGAAGGGAACGTGCTGTTCCACAGTTTTG TGCACAAAACAGAGGAGGAACTGCAGGCCATCCTGGCAGCCAAGGAGGAGAAGCTGCAGCtcaaggcccagaggcaggaccAGCAGGCCCAGAACGTTCAACGCAAGCGAgagcagcgagaggcccacaa GAAGAAGAGCCTGGCGGGCATGAAGCGGGCACAGGCAGAGGCTGATGGGGACAGCGATGCAGAGGATCCCGGGGCCCCTCCAGAGGCAGAGGGGGTCAGCcagcaagaggaagaggaggatgaggcCGAGTATTTCCGCCAGGCTGTGGGCGAGGAGCCTGATGAGG ACATGTTCCCAAAGGCAGCCAAGTGCAGGCGGCCTGCCGGGCCCCCAGGCAAGAAGCGACGG GAGTGGGAAATGAGAAGAGCCA GTCCCACACACTGCCCAGCCAACTTCTCGGCGGCTGCTGACCACATCCTCAGCGGCTTCCAGGAAGACTTTCTGTGGCCCATGCTGGTGGCTGTGTTTCTGGTGGCCTTGGCTGGCAACAGCCTGGCCCTGTACCGCTTCTGCACCCAGGAGCATCGCCCTTGGCACCCAGCCGTGATCTTCTCAGCCCAGCTGGCAGTCAGCGACCTGCTCTACGCCCTGACGCTGCCCCCGCTGGCCGCCTACTACTACCCACCCAAACACTGGAGCTACGGGGAGGCTGCCTGCCGCCTGGAGCGCTTCCTCTTCACCTGCAACCTGCTGGGCAGCGTCATCTTCATCACCTGCATCAGCCTCAACCGCTACCTGGGCATCGCCCACCCCTTCTTCACCCACAGCCAACTGCGGCCCAAGCACGCCTGGGCTATCAGTGCTGCCGGCTGGGCACTGGCGGCCCTGCTGGCCGCACCCATGCTCAGCTTCTCCCACCTGAGTGGGCCACAGGAGGAAGGCAAGTGCACCGTGGACAGGCCTGATGCCTGCATCAAGTGCCTGGGGACAGCGGATGACAACCAGCTTGAGGCCTACAGGGTCTACAGCCTGGCGCTTGTGGCACTGGGCTGCGGCCTGCCACTGCTGCTCAGCCTGGTGGCCTACAGCGCCCTCGGGCAGGCCGTGCAGCAGAGCCACGGCATGACGGCGGCCAACAAGCTGCGCGTGATGGCGCTGGTGGCCAGTGGCATTGCCCTCTACGCTAGTTCCTATGTGCCCTACTACGTCACGGGGGTGCTCAACGTGCATGCCCGGCGGCGCTGGAGAGCCCTCTGCCCAGGCTTTGCAAGCGTGGCCCAGGCTAAGGCGGCGTTGGGCTGGAGGACGTACGTGGCCCACCAGGTAACACGGGGCCTAGTTCCCCTGGCCATCTGCATACACCCGCTGCTCTACATGGCTGTGGTGCCCAGCCTGGACTGCTGCCGCCGATGCTGCCCTGGCTGCAGGCAGGGGCGGGCCCCAGAGAACACGGAGTGCTCCGGCCAAGCCGTGCCCCTCAATGTCACAGCCACCCCCAAAACCTCGGGGCCCCAGTCCCGAGTTGAGCCCATGACCTAG